A genome region from Topomyia yanbarensis strain Yona2022 unplaced genomic scaffold, ASM3024719v1 HiC_scaffold_57, whole genome shotgun sequence includes the following:
- the LOC131695823 gene encoding zinc finger protein 155-like isoform X1 translates to MSLLFGTNDHLYSLSSRTTFSAEQCTMALMCCIPICRNAKSGVDRSVGFHPFPPDLKLRKVWMEFVGVDVSKFRWRGKYICSEHFLHSELIEENGATKLLEGAVPMVFVPDGDDDDEFFEREDVMISNDSIQHDVPSGTVEQEEELRSLFCRICLRKRSDLLPFSSKLHNATLTDIIYTIAGLKINTDVLVPTKICTSCVAKLDLAFNVRIELIHNNKKLKSLLRKQQLVYHYKFYDKNRFETKSANEDYLDNLMTTVKNEMSISPINVQVVNPVLGKQVNMVCFTDIKKEKGASMEVGTQPVANEETIEEESLYDENILVETASDTMSEKETAGEPIQEPQIKKQEPFAEHENSANRLKQQISDSDDESEPNKKQFVFSWKELYTPKSAPKPKRSYEFKPKPVLVPHTCYICKISHKDADELDTHMEKHIGLLPFTCTECNTDEYPQVFKSLYGVNKHLQSHLYPYKCDYCPGRFSNGYYYMKHVNTHEGAVGDGFTCDSCGKHFTQKRPFAIHLAKHRAMAEGTFTCEYCGKMFNSKPLLKRHLRIHTGEKPYECKKCGRRFNHEANFQNHKRTHTGERAHRCTECDKRFVCGTALRYHMAVHFPDDPRFRIQPTGQRPRYSETEFTLRSSTDVNRLKEYVCDVAGCGYVTNLYRAYFYHKNAHRKKFQCEICEKRFPFRSGLNKHIMVAHENKQIPKNKPCPYCPKMFSCRQKLNIHIDVHENNRKYKCRFCDKRFVQKTNCISHEKIHTGERPHACRFCPAAFISSSGRKKHEKTHPEAQVKVEVDTIQNELQEGNSAVEVQTVDYYVEIPQDEEAEDLVEYAPL, encoded by the exons CATTTCCGCCGGATTTAAAGTTGCGAAAAGTTTGGATGGAATTTGTTGGCGTTGACGTCTCCAAGTTTCGCTGGCGAGGAAAGTATATCTGCTCGGAGCACTTCCTGCACTCGGAGCTGATCGAGGAAAATGGAGCGACGAAACTATTAGAGGGAG CTGTTCCAATGGTATTCGTCCCCGATGGAGACGATGATGATGAATTTTTTGAACGTGAAGATGTTATGATCTCTAATGATTCAATTCAGCATGACGTTCCAAGTGGTACGGTGGAACAAGAGGAGGAATTACGATCGTTGTTCTGTCGTATTTGCCTCAGGAAGCGGTCCGACTTACTGCCGTTCAGCTCCAAACTACACAATGCTACGCTAACTGATATTATCTACACTATCGCTGGTCTTAAAATCAACACGGATGTACTAGTTCCCACAAAAATCTGTACTAGCTGtgttgctaagcttgatctggCATTTAATGTAAGAATTGAGCTGATACACAACAAcaagaaactgaaaagtctaCTCAGAAAACAGCAGTTGGTTTATCATTACAAGTTCTATGATAAAAATCGTTTCGAAACAAAAAGCGCGAATGAAGATTATCTAGATAACTTGATGACGACAGTGAAGAATGAAATGTCGATTTCG CCAATAAATGTTCAAGTCGTGAATCCTGTGCTCGGAAAACAAGTCAACATGGTTTGTTTTACagatataaaaaaggaaaagggAGCCTCGATGGAGGTGGGTACCCAACCAGTAGCTAATGAAGAGACCATTGAGGAGGAATCTTTGTATGACGAAAATATTCTGGTTGAAACTGCATCAGACACAATGTCTGAAAAAGAAACGGCTGGAGAACCTATTCAGGAACCGCAGATAAAAAAGCAAGAACCCttcgctgagcacgaaaattCAGCTAATCGCTTGAAACAGCAAATTTCTGACTCGGATGATGAGAGTGAGCCCAACAAAAAACAGTTTGTCTTTTCTTGGAAAGAATTATATACACCGAAGAGTGCACCTAAGCCGAAACGTAGCTATGAATTTAAACCAAAACCAGTGCTTGTTCCTCATACATGCTACATATGTAAAATATCCCACAAAGATGCCGATGAGTTGGATACGCACATGGAGAAACACATTGGTCTTCTGCCATTTACATGCACGGAATGCAATACGGATGAATATCCTCAGGTGTTTAAATCGCTCTATGGTGTCAACAAGCACCTTCAGTCGCATCTTTATCCTTACAAGTGTGACTATTGCCCCGGTCGGTTCTCAAACGGTTATTACTATATGAAGCACGTTAACACTCACGAAGGTGCCGTAGGCGATGGCTTTACGTGTGACTCATGTGGGAAGCATTTTACTCAGAAACGGCCTTTTGCAATTCATTTGGCCAAGCATCGTGCCATGGCGGAGGGTACCTTTACCTGTGAATACTGCGGCAAAATGTTCAATAGTAAACCATTGCTTAAACGGCATCTTCGCATTCATACAGGTGAGAAGCCGTACGAGTGTAAAAAATGTGGCAGACGGTTCAACCACGAAGCAAACTTTCAGAACCATAAGCGTACACATACCGGAGAGCGGGCTCATCGTTGCACTGAGTGTGATAAAAGGTTTGTCTGCGGAACGGCGCTTCGCTATCATATGGCTGTTCACTTCCCGGACGATCCGCGATTCAGGATTCAGCCAACAGGTCAGCGCCCACGCTATTCCGAGACCGAATTTACGCTACGTTCATCAACTGACGTTAACCGTCTCAAAGAGTATGTATGCGATGTTGCGGGTTGTGGCTATGTGACCAACTTGTACCGGGCCTACTTCTACCATAAGAACGCACATCGGAAAAAatttcaatgcgaaatttgcgaGAAGCGATTCCCATTTAGATCGGGTCTCAATAAACACATCATGGTAGCGCACGAGAACAAACAAATTCCTAAAAACAAACCCTGTCCGTACTGTCCGAAAATGTTCAGCTGTCGACAGAAACTCAACATTCATATCGATGTGCACGAGAATAACCGAAAATACAAGTGTAGGTTTTGCGACAAGCGCTTTGTACAGAAGACAAACTGCATTTCACACGAAAAAATCCATACCGGTGAGCGGCCTCATGCGTGCCGATTCTGTCCAGCTGCGTTTATTTCGTCTTCGGGTAGGAAAAAGCACGAGAAAACCCACCCGGAAGCACAAGTTAAGGTAGAAGTTGATACCATTCAAAACGAGCTGCAAGAGGGCAACTCCGCAGTGGAAGTCCAAACTGTAGATTATTACGTTGAGATACCGCAGGATGAGGAGGCGGAAGATCTGGTGGAGTATGCTCCCTTGTAA
- the LOC131695823 gene encoding zinc finger protein 155-like isoform X2, translating to MALMCCIPICRNAKSGVDRSVGFHPFPPDLKLRKVWMEFVGVDVSKFRWRGKYICSEHFLHSELIEENGATKLLEGAVPMVFVPDGDDDDEFFEREDVMISNDSIQHDVPSGTVEQEEELRSLFCRICLRKRSDLLPFSSKLHNATLTDIIYTIAGLKINTDVLVPTKICTSCVAKLDLAFNVRIELIHNNKKLKSLLRKQQLVYHYKFYDKNRFETKSANEDYLDNLMTTVKNEMSISPINVQVVNPVLGKQVNMVCFTDIKKEKGASMEVGTQPVANEETIEEESLYDENILVETASDTMSEKETAGEPIQEPQIKKQEPFAEHENSANRLKQQISDSDDESEPNKKQFVFSWKELYTPKSAPKPKRSYEFKPKPVLVPHTCYICKISHKDADELDTHMEKHIGLLPFTCTECNTDEYPQVFKSLYGVNKHLQSHLYPYKCDYCPGRFSNGYYYMKHVNTHEGAVGDGFTCDSCGKHFTQKRPFAIHLAKHRAMAEGTFTCEYCGKMFNSKPLLKRHLRIHTGEKPYECKKCGRRFNHEANFQNHKRTHTGERAHRCTECDKRFVCGTALRYHMAVHFPDDPRFRIQPTGQRPRYSETEFTLRSSTDVNRLKEYVCDVAGCGYVTNLYRAYFYHKNAHRKKFQCEICEKRFPFRSGLNKHIMVAHENKQIPKNKPCPYCPKMFSCRQKLNIHIDVHENNRKYKCRFCDKRFVQKTNCISHEKIHTGERPHACRFCPAAFISSSGRKKHEKTHPEAQVKVEVDTIQNELQEGNSAVEVQTVDYYVEIPQDEEAEDLVEYAPL from the exons CATTTCCGCCGGATTTAAAGTTGCGAAAAGTTTGGATGGAATTTGTTGGCGTTGACGTCTCCAAGTTTCGCTGGCGAGGAAAGTATATCTGCTCGGAGCACTTCCTGCACTCGGAGCTGATCGAGGAAAATGGAGCGACGAAACTATTAGAGGGAG CTGTTCCAATGGTATTCGTCCCCGATGGAGACGATGATGATGAATTTTTTGAACGTGAAGATGTTATGATCTCTAATGATTCAATTCAGCATGACGTTCCAAGTGGTACGGTGGAACAAGAGGAGGAATTACGATCGTTGTTCTGTCGTATTTGCCTCAGGAAGCGGTCCGACTTACTGCCGTTCAGCTCCAAACTACACAATGCTACGCTAACTGATATTATCTACACTATCGCTGGTCTTAAAATCAACACGGATGTACTAGTTCCCACAAAAATCTGTACTAGCTGtgttgctaagcttgatctggCATTTAATGTAAGAATTGAGCTGATACACAACAAcaagaaactgaaaagtctaCTCAGAAAACAGCAGTTGGTTTATCATTACAAGTTCTATGATAAAAATCGTTTCGAAACAAAAAGCGCGAATGAAGATTATCTAGATAACTTGATGACGACAGTGAAGAATGAAATGTCGATTTCG CCAATAAATGTTCAAGTCGTGAATCCTGTGCTCGGAAAACAAGTCAACATGGTTTGTTTTACagatataaaaaaggaaaagggAGCCTCGATGGAGGTGGGTACCCAACCAGTAGCTAATGAAGAGACCATTGAGGAGGAATCTTTGTATGACGAAAATATTCTGGTTGAAACTGCATCAGACACAATGTCTGAAAAAGAAACGGCTGGAGAACCTATTCAGGAACCGCAGATAAAAAAGCAAGAACCCttcgctgagcacgaaaattCAGCTAATCGCTTGAAACAGCAAATTTCTGACTCGGATGATGAGAGTGAGCCCAACAAAAAACAGTTTGTCTTTTCTTGGAAAGAATTATATACACCGAAGAGTGCACCTAAGCCGAAACGTAGCTATGAATTTAAACCAAAACCAGTGCTTGTTCCTCATACATGCTACATATGTAAAATATCCCACAAAGATGCCGATGAGTTGGATACGCACATGGAGAAACACATTGGTCTTCTGCCATTTACATGCACGGAATGCAATACGGATGAATATCCTCAGGTGTTTAAATCGCTCTATGGTGTCAACAAGCACCTTCAGTCGCATCTTTATCCTTACAAGTGTGACTATTGCCCCGGTCGGTTCTCAAACGGTTATTACTATATGAAGCACGTTAACACTCACGAAGGTGCCGTAGGCGATGGCTTTACGTGTGACTCATGTGGGAAGCATTTTACTCAGAAACGGCCTTTTGCAATTCATTTGGCCAAGCATCGTGCCATGGCGGAGGGTACCTTTACCTGTGAATACTGCGGCAAAATGTTCAATAGTAAACCATTGCTTAAACGGCATCTTCGCATTCATACAGGTGAGAAGCCGTACGAGTGTAAAAAATGTGGCAGACGGTTCAACCACGAAGCAAACTTTCAGAACCATAAGCGTACACATACCGGAGAGCGGGCTCATCGTTGCACTGAGTGTGATAAAAGGTTTGTCTGCGGAACGGCGCTTCGCTATCATATGGCTGTTCACTTCCCGGACGATCCGCGATTCAGGATTCAGCCAACAGGTCAGCGCCCACGCTATTCCGAGACCGAATTTACGCTACGTTCATCAACTGACGTTAACCGTCTCAAAGAGTATGTATGCGATGTTGCGGGTTGTGGCTATGTGACCAACTTGTACCGGGCCTACTTCTACCATAAGAACGCACATCGGAAAAAatttcaatgcgaaatttgcgaGAAGCGATTCCCATTTAGATCGGGTCTCAATAAACACATCATGGTAGCGCACGAGAACAAACAAATTCCTAAAAACAAACCCTGTCCGTACTGTCCGAAAATGTTCAGCTGTCGACAGAAACTCAACATTCATATCGATGTGCACGAGAATAACCGAAAATACAAGTGTAGGTTTTGCGACAAGCGCTTTGTACAGAAGACAAACTGCATTTCACACGAAAAAATCCATACCGGTGAGCGGCCTCATGCGTGCCGATTCTGTCCAGCTGCGTTTATTTCGTCTTCGGGTAGGAAAAAGCACGAGAAAACCCACCCGGAAGCACAAGTTAAGGTAGAAGTTGATACCATTCAAAACGAGCTGCAAGAGGGCAACTCCGCAGTGGAAGTCCAAACTGTAGATTATTACGTTGAGATACCGCAGGATGAGGAGGCGGAAGATCTGGTGGAGTATGCTCCCTTGTAA